A window of Haliscomenobacter hydrossis DSM 1100 contains these coding sequences:
- a CDS encoding BlaI/MecI/CopY family transcriptional regulator has protein sequence MKRLTRKEEELMQALWKLERAFVKDVIELLPEPKPHYNTVSTVIRKLVSQGYLGHEDFGGTHRYFPKISKEGYQRQFLGDSMAAYFDNSYKNMVAFFAREKKITPEELKDILKSIENGGE, from the coding sequence ATGAAACGACTTACCCGCAAAGAAGAAGAACTCATGCAAGCCCTCTGGAAACTGGAGCGCGCTTTTGTAAAAGACGTCATCGAGCTACTGCCTGAACCAAAGCCGCATTACAACACCGTTTCTACAGTGATTCGCAAGCTGGTCAGCCAAGGATATCTCGGCCACGAGGACTTTGGGGGTACCCACCGTTATTTCCCAAAAATCAGTAAAGAAGGCTATCAACGGCAGTTTCTGGGGGATTCAATGGCGGCTTATTTTGACAATTCTTACAAGAACATGGTCGCATTTTTTGCCCGTGAGAAAAAAATTACACCGGAAGAGTTGAAAGACATTTTAAAATCCATTGAAAACGGAGGGGAATAA
- a CDS encoding M56 family metallopeptidase produces the protein MPVQLSTYLLESALLLLCCVTGYWLLFRRSTFLHWNRMVLWCLLMGSVVLPLIHLPEDWTVWQKPQLTLKPTQMEPLLAVDARQPEAMHSTTPAHAEAVTMPVSTPIDYARVLFFVYLSGVIMMGLRLLVQVLSLLKLYRKARIEKRDGYRLAICQGGLSPFAFGSVIFIPESLYATPEFELVLTHELAHVRQRHTLDLLLAELTLIWQWFNPGAWLYRRLLEVNLEYLADRNVLQQHADKKRYQLSLLSWVNGEHVNTLSTSYSFSLIKQRILMMNQKPSPRTYALRYALIGILLPSLPMFNRPITPPESIVTNKDYSLNTIEATRFSQKQTLRVNKPQLDPTKAAQPPVPSPNKIRPAVLPTSSLSNVRLPFYILIGNNTTEKDLEKLKKVPILEGHRIEYEKENGVIHTIRIVTNTGSCGIQRAEWTGELPGMLEISGKGGCGAGPSVQDFNFLLSANWDSIRVYATGFKVTKRYISKIIPKAVALQENAIKNRLKALENMNWVDEREHGSTQIIKFDEPNKQYLRNQVQKCITENKQLVIRINDGEPQTNLPVLEELKLKQILIREKHQYSYEPGTLNLINVKWIGLKLDIYTE, from the coding sequence ATGCCAGTTCAATTGTCTACTTACTTGCTGGAATCAGCGCTGCTGCTGCTTTGTTGCGTTACAGGCTATTGGTTGTTATTTCGACGCAGTACTTTTTTGCACTGGAACCGGATGGTTTTGTGGTGCCTGCTGATGGGCAGCGTGGTACTACCCTTGATCCACTTGCCTGAAGATTGGACAGTGTGGCAAAAGCCCCAACTGACGCTTAAACCAACCCAGATGGAACCTCTTCTTGCGGTTGATGCGCGCCAGCCAGAAGCAATGCATAGCACAACACCAGCCCACGCTGAAGCAGTGACGATGCCTGTTTCAACGCCAATTGATTATGCAAGGGTCTTGTTTTTTGTTTACTTGAGCGGAGTCATCATGATGGGACTTCGTCTGCTTGTACAAGTATTATCGTTGTTGAAACTATACCGTAAAGCACGCATTGAAAAAAGGGACGGCTACCGCTTGGCCATTTGCCAAGGGGGGCTGTCTCCTTTTGCTTTCGGATCGGTCATTTTTATCCCAGAGTCATTGTATGCAACGCCGGAATTTGAGTTGGTGCTGACCCACGAACTGGCTCACGTCCGCCAGCGACATACGCTGGATCTTCTCCTCGCAGAATTGACCCTGATCTGGCAATGGTTCAACCCCGGGGCCTGGCTGTATCGCCGTTTGTTAGAAGTCAACCTGGAATATCTGGCGGACCGCAACGTATTGCAGCAGCATGCAGACAAAAAACGGTACCAGCTTAGTTTGTTGAGTTGGGTAAATGGTGAACACGTAAATACACTTTCTACTTCGTACAGTTTTTCGTTGATCAAACAACGAATTTTGATGATGAATCAAAAACCTTCACCCCGCACTTATGCATTGCGGTATGCCTTGATTGGGATTTTGTTGCCTTCATTGCCGATGTTTAATCGACCAATCACCCCACCTGAAAGCATCGTGACCAATAAAGATTATTCCTTAAACACGATTGAGGCAACGCGTTTTTCTCAGAAGCAAACATTAAGAGTGAACAAACCGCAACTGGATCCGACAAAAGCCGCTCAGCCCCCCGTCCCTTCTCCTAACAAAATAAGGCCTGCAGTGTTGCCAACGTCATCGCTAAGCAATGTAAGGCTGCCATTCTATATTTTAATTGGCAACAATACAACAGAAAAAGACCTGGAAAAACTCAAAAAAGTGCCTATTCTAGAGGGCCACAGGATTGAATACGAAAAAGAAAATGGAGTCATCCATACAATACGGATCGTAACAAATACCGGATCATGCGGAATCCAGAGAGCAGAATGGACGGGCGAGCTTCCAGGAATGCTAGAGATTTCGGGTAAAGGCGGATGTGGAGCAGGACCCAGTGTTCAAGATTTTAATTTTTTATTGTCGGCCAATTGGGATTCCATCCGAGTGTACGCTACAGGTTTTAAAGTGACCAAGCGATACATTAGCAAGATCATACCCAAAGCGGTAGCACTGCAAGAAAACGCAATAAAAAATCGATTGAAGGCATTGGAAAACATGAATTGGGTAGACGAACGAGAACATGGAAGCACCCAAATTATTAAATTCGATGAGCCTAATAAGCAATACCTTCGGAATCAAGTGCAAAAATGCATCACTGAAAATAAGCAGTTGGTGATCAGGATCAATGATGGAGAACCTCAAACAAACTTACCCGTACTGGAGGAGCTAAAACTCAAACAAATCCTGATACGTGAAAAACACCAATACTCCTACGAACCCGGCACACTCAACTTAATCAACGTCAAATGGATTGGCCTGAAATTGGACATTTACACAGAGTGA
- a CDS encoding SDR family NAD(P)-dependent oxidoreductase, with protein sequence MKKQYTLITGASMGIGRALAEECAQRGRNVLMVALDGPELHLAASEIAQKYGVEAHPFGIDLTAVDAPLQVYTWSQDNGYNVDMLINNAGFGLGDIMDKVPIGVYQKMLRLNNQVMFELTYHFLPHLKQLDKAYILNSSSMEGLMPMPFKAAYTATKHFVTAFSLSLREELAETGVSVSALCPGPVVTNEDGLKRIQRSGRKAKLVVMYPHQVAPIAINGLFNGKRIIIPGVMNQLMIVLNNALPLGLRMKLLRKIGKGIIPKEEG encoded by the coding sequence ATGAAAAAACAGTACACACTCATTACCGGAGCCAGCATGGGCATTGGTCGTGCGTTGGCGGAAGAATGTGCCCAAAGGGGCCGAAATGTATTGATGGTCGCATTGGATGGCCCGGAGTTGCATCTTGCGGCCAGCGAAATTGCGCAAAAATACGGGGTAGAGGCCCATCCGTTTGGTATCGACCTCACTGCCGTTGATGCGCCACTACAAGTGTACACCTGGAGCCAGGACAATGGATACAATGTTGACATGTTGATCAACAATGCCGGATTTGGACTGGGCGACATCATGGACAAGGTGCCGATAGGGGTATACCAAAAGATGTTGCGGCTTAACAACCAGGTGATGTTTGAGTTGACCTACCATTTTTTGCCGCATTTAAAACAACTGGACAAAGCATACATCCTCAACTCCAGCAGTATGGAAGGCCTCATGCCCATGCCTTTCAAGGCGGCATATACGGCCACCAAACACTTTGTGACGGCTTTTTCTCTTTCGCTGCGCGAAGAATTGGCCGAAACAGGCGTCAGCGTCAGCGCTTTGTGCCCCGGCCCGGTGGTGACCAACGAGGACGGTCTGAAACGCATTCAGCGCAGTGGCCGCAAGGCCAAACTGGTGGTGATGTATCCACATCAAGTGGCTCCAATTGCCATCAATGGCCTGTTCAATGGCAAACGCATCATCATTCCAGGGGTGATGAACCAGCTCATGATTGTGTTGAACAATGCATTGCCGCTAGGCCTACGGATGAAGTTACTGCGGAAAATCGGCAAGGGGATTATACCTAAAGAGGAGGGTTGA
- a CDS encoding oligosaccharide flippase family protein translates to MSLLKKLAGETAIYGMSSILPRLLNFVMLTPFLTRILSKADYGIFSDLYAYVALFNVLLTYRMETAYFRYAQKQEDAERVFSTSALFLLLSTLVFTGIALFLAQPIADLQQYPAHPEFIVALILILALDTLTAIPFARLRFANRPLRFMGIKLTNVVINVLLVFFYLHFCPILEQKAAWQWLQYLHFKDNMVGDVFLANVVGSAVNFLQVIPSYLRMKLQIDWALLRQMLRYSFPLIIAGVAGVINQLIGAPLLKFLGAGDLNNNLENVGVYSAAVKIPVMMNLFTQAFNYAAEPFFFRNANEKGSERVYGQVAQAFTLVSCVAFLGIMLNLDWVGLFLGQDFREGLDTVPILLLANLFLGLFTTFSIWYKLVDRTAVGGWIALGGSLITIVLNVVLIKQGFGYYAPAWTSLVCYLFMTMASYWAGQKYYPIKYPLGRMVLYLVLAVLAYLFSEGVRYWAKGSLPVILSINFVVLLAYFAAIAWIEKPLVKRLFARKK, encoded by the coding sequence ATGTCTTTACTAAAAAAACTAGCCGGAGAAACCGCCATTTACGGGATGAGCAGCATTTTGCCGCGCTTGCTCAATTTTGTCATGCTGACTCCTTTTTTGACGCGGATACTCAGCAAAGCGGACTACGGTATTTTTAGTGATTTGTACGCCTACGTTGCGCTGTTCAATGTTTTGTTGACCTACCGCATGGAAACGGCTTATTTCCGCTACGCCCAAAAGCAGGAAGACGCTGAGCGGGTTTTTTCTACATCGGCTTTGTTTTTGTTGTTGTCTACCCTAGTTTTTACGGGTATTGCGCTTTTTTTGGCGCAGCCCATTGCCGATCTTCAACAGTATCCAGCGCACCCCGAGTTCATCGTTGCCCTGATTTTGATTTTGGCTTTGGACACCCTTACGGCCATTCCCTTTGCCCGTCTGCGTTTTGCGAATCGCCCCTTGCGGTTCATGGGGATCAAATTGACCAATGTGGTGATCAATGTCCTACTGGTCTTTTTTTACCTCCATTTTTGCCCAATACTGGAGCAAAAAGCCGCCTGGCAATGGTTGCAATACCTGCATTTTAAGGACAATATGGTGGGGGATGTATTTTTGGCCAACGTGGTCGGCAGTGCCGTGAATTTTTTGCAGGTTATTCCCAGTTATCTGCGGATGAAATTGCAGATCGATTGGGCTTTGCTGCGCCAAATGTTGCGTTATTCCTTCCCCTTGATCATTGCCGGAGTAGCCGGGGTGATCAATCAGCTTATTGGTGCGCCATTGCTGAAATTTTTAGGTGCCGGTGATTTGAATAATAACCTGGAAAATGTGGGCGTTTATTCCGCCGCTGTTAAAATCCCGGTGATGATGAACCTTTTCACGCAGGCCTTTAACTACGCTGCGGAACCTTTTTTCTTCCGCAATGCCAATGAAAAAGGTTCGGAGCGGGTGTACGGTCAGGTCGCTCAGGCGTTTACCCTCGTGAGCTGTGTAGCTTTTTTGGGCATCATGCTGAACCTTGATTGGGTGGGGTTATTTTTGGGGCAAGATTTCCGGGAAGGTTTGGACACGGTTCCTATCCTTTTGCTGGCCAACTTGTTTTTGGGCTTGTTCACCACTTTTTCCATTTGGTACAAATTGGTCGATCGCACCGCCGTGGGGGGCTGGATTGCATTGGGTGGTTCCCTGATCACGATTGTGCTGAACGTCGTGCTCATCAAACAAGGTTTTGGCTATTATGCACCGGCCTGGACCTCGCTGGTTTGTTACCTTTTTATGACCATGGCCAGTTATTGGGCTGGGCAAAAATATTACCCCATCAAGTATCCCCTGGGGCGGATGGTCCTGTATCTGGTGCTGGCGGTACTGGCGTACCTGTTTAGTGAAGGGGTACGGTATTGGGCAAAAGGATCACTTCCGGTGATTTTGAGCATCAACTTTGTAGTGCTTTTGGCTTACTTTGCGGCCATTGCGTGGATTGAAAAACCGTTAGTTAAGCGTTTATTCGCGCGTAAGAAATAA
- a CDS encoding phosphotransferase, translated as MTPQKIEAALADLYEQWAGESPRLILPLAPSGSERIYYRLQGSERAAIGTYSPNDKESRAFLEFSRHFHSKALPVPEIFTEDLSAKVYLQEDLGSTTLYSFLIQSDDYFPDYLAQIYKRVVEQLARLQIIGGKALDYSHSYPKPAFDKESMFWDLNYFKYHFLMLTKVRFDEQSLEKDFHTLADYLLTADDKYFMFRDFQSRNIMIKSGEPYFIDYQGGRRGALQYDLASLLYQAKANIPADIRQEILHHYIKVAGELTPINPDTFVEHYNGYVLIRNIQVLGAYGFRGLFERKEHFLKSIPHSLRNIKGLLENWQLPIELPHLREVLQRILDSKKFEPFNKIKSSTSLLTVGINSFSYHAGGVPDDNSGNGGGFVFDCRFIHNPGRYEPYKKLTGRDESVINFLKQHSTMDEYLHNVCRIVDAAVEDYIERSFTSLTVNFGCTGGQHRSVYAADTLAKHLKEKYGVRVVLHHIEQEKKNWEN; from the coding sequence ATGACTCCGCAGAAAATTGAAGCCGCACTGGCTGATCTCTACGAACAATGGGCTGGCGAAAGCCCCAGACTTATTTTACCCTTGGCTCCTTCTGGTTCCGAACGCATTTATTACCGCTTGCAAGGAAGTGAACGCGCGGCAATCGGTACCTATAGTCCGAATGACAAAGAAAGCAGGGCTTTTTTAGAGTTCAGCCGACATTTTCACAGTAAGGCATTGCCTGTACCGGAAATTTTTACTGAAGACCTGAGTGCCAAGGTGTATTTACAAGAGGATTTGGGGTCTACTACCTTGTATAGCTTTTTGATTCAAAGCGACGATTATTTCCCCGACTACCTGGCTCAAATATACAAGCGGGTGGTGGAGCAATTGGCGCGGCTGCAAATCATCGGGGGCAAAGCGTTGGATTATAGCCACAGTTACCCCAAGCCGGCTTTTGACAAAGAGTCGATGTTTTGGGATTTGAATTATTTCAAGTACCATTTTTTGATGCTCACCAAAGTGCGCTTTGACGAGCAGTCTTTGGAAAAAGACTTTCACACCCTGGCCGATTACCTGCTCACTGCCGACGACAAGTACTTTATGTTCCGCGATTTTCAGTCGCGGAACATCATGATCAAGAGTGGAGAGCCTTATTTTATCGATTACCAAGGTGGAAGGCGTGGGGCATTACAATACGATTTGGCCTCGCTGTTGTATCAGGCCAAAGCCAATATTCCTGCGGACATCCGCCAGGAAATCCTGCATCACTACATCAAAGTTGCCGGTGAACTTACGCCCATCAACCCGGATACTTTTGTGGAGCATTACAACGGTTATGTGCTGATTCGCAACATCCAGGTGTTGGGTGCCTATGGTTTCAGAGGCTTGTTTGAGCGCAAAGAACACTTCTTGAAAAGTATCCCCCACAGTTTGCGCAACATCAAGGGCTTGTTGGAAAACTGGCAATTGCCCATTGAGTTGCCCCACTTACGGGAAGTTTTGCAGCGCATCCTCGACTCCAAAAAGTTTGAACCTTTTAATAAAATCAAAAGCAGCACCAGTTTGCTGACGGTGGGCATCAACAGTTTTTCTTACCACGCTGGAGGCGTACCTGATGACAATAGTGGCAATGGTGGTGGATTTGTTTTTGATTGTCGCTTTATCCATAACCCCGGACGATATGAGCCCTACAAAAAACTAACCGGTCGGGATGAATCGGTCATCAATTTTTTGAAGCAGCACAGCACCATGGACGAGTATCTGCACAACGTATGCCGGATTGTAGACGCTGCGGTGGAGGACTACATCGAGCGGAGTTTCACTAGCCTAACGGTCAACTTTGGTTGTACCGGAGGCCAACACCGCTCGGTTTATGCCGCCGATACCCTTGCCAAACACCTGAAGGAAAAATACGGGGTAAGGGTGGTCTTGCACCATATTGAGCAGGAGAAAAAGAATTGGGAAAACTGA
- a CDS encoding GumC family protein, producing MDNSQSTPYNNSGASPSLSGNKELDLKYFFFLFLRNWYWLLLGLMIGYGIAWLKLRYATNIYQVGGSILLEDNAKSSISEEIITEKLGLEQESNVDDQIQVLKSTTLMRRVVDSLDLNITYYTVGRVKTSEMYSPNCPLILTSAEPQALAYGTSLRVRTLNNYDFILVKGENDTLTCHYDTPFVQNQIQYTLSRRAEAVPGTEFLIRLNYPEGTAAEYAGKLVIQPVPGANVLNLSMRDPVAEKCIEVFYTLVSEFDHSQIEIKNESGRKTLEFIDERLGFITKELYDVERDVEGYKRSRDLPVAIESKATEYLNKVSTADEQLMELDLRLSMLNAIEKQLNDPNGRYRALPLSSELLASSAASETIKLHNELVRERNELVVTASPSNPAVKSLDKKLEELRAPMMDNFVVIRREINERRSRVAQRLAPINRKIDAIPTYERELLQILRQQQIKEQLFLFLLQKREETALSVAAQVSNTRILNPPVGQALVSPDRRRTFTLYLFMGFLIPGIIAFLFDYFNNRVYDETDIRRHTNAPFLGGIMQSLGGKSIVVNRSSRSAIAEMFRMLRTNLQYLAKGENKKVILVSSSVSGEGKSFITINLGISISLSGQKTLLLGLDIRKPKLSRYLTGKQAERGVTNFLVGQASLDELIQPLPDHPLVDYLDCGPIPPNPAELLMSDATRDLFTELRKRYQYIIVDTAPIGLVTDALLLNQHIDQTIIVTRFGMSRTPFLRMIQDIYSNQKLPQVGVVLNGLKTRAGYGYGYGYGYNSSYGYGYGYGYGSEYFDKEPRRRWNWRSIKKLFKFK from the coding sequence ATGGATAACTCACAATCTACACCCTATAATAACTCAGGAGCGTCCCCGTCTCTTAGTGGCAATAAGGAGTTGGATCTCAAATACTTTTTCTTCCTCTTTTTGCGCAATTGGTACTGGTTACTGCTGGGGCTGATGATTGGGTACGGTATTGCCTGGCTCAAATTGCGGTATGCGACCAACATCTATCAAGTAGGGGGCAGTATACTACTCGAAGACAATGCCAAAAGCAGCATCTCTGAAGAAATCATTACAGAAAAGTTGGGACTCGAACAAGAATCCAATGTTGATGACCAAATTCAGGTGCTCAAATCTACTACACTGATGCGTCGGGTTGTTGATTCGCTCGACTTGAACATTACCTATTACACAGTTGGCCGGGTAAAAACCAGCGAAATGTACAGCCCCAACTGTCCATTGATCCTGACATCTGCTGAGCCACAGGCACTTGCTTATGGTACTTCTTTACGGGTAAGAACCCTCAATAATTACGATTTCATATTGGTCAAGGGAGAAAATGATACCCTGACTTGTCATTACGACACGCCCTTTGTACAAAATCAAATTCAATATACCTTAAGCCGAAGGGCAGAAGCAGTTCCTGGAACAGAATTTTTAATTCGCCTCAATTATCCTGAGGGAACGGCTGCCGAATATGCTGGCAAACTCGTTATTCAGCCAGTACCCGGTGCCAATGTACTCAACCTGAGCATGCGGGATCCAGTAGCAGAGAAGTGCATCGAAGTATTCTATACCCTGGTGTCCGAGTTTGACCACAGCCAAATTGAAATCAAAAACGAATCAGGCCGCAAAACCCTGGAATTCATTGACGAACGACTAGGCTTCATCACCAAAGAACTTTACGATGTGGAGCGCGATGTAGAAGGATACAAGCGCAGCCGGGATTTACCCGTAGCCATTGAAAGCAAGGCCACTGAATATTTGAATAAAGTTTCTACTGCTGATGAACAACTGATGGAGTTGGATCTGCGCCTGAGCATGCTCAATGCCATTGAAAAACAGCTCAATGACCCCAACGGCCGTTATCGCGCACTGCCACTTAGTTCCGAACTGTTGGCCAGCAGCGCTGCCTCCGAAACCATCAAATTGCACAATGAACTGGTCAGGGAGCGCAATGAACTGGTTGTAACGGCCAGTCCTTCCAATCCTGCGGTGAAATCTTTGGATAAAAAACTGGAGGAATTACGCGCACCCATGATGGATAACTTTGTGGTTATCCGCCGCGAAATCAATGAACGCCGCAGCCGGGTAGCGCAGCGATTGGCCCCTATAAACCGCAAAATTGACGCCATTCCTACCTACGAAAGGGAGTTGTTGCAAATTTTGCGGCAACAACAAATCAAGGAACAGCTCTTTTTATTCTTGTTGCAAAAACGCGAGGAAACCGCACTAAGTGTGGCAGCACAGGTATCCAATACCCGTATTCTAAATCCACCCGTAGGACAGGCACTGGTCTCGCCAGATCGTCGCCGCACCTTTACTTTGTACCTGTTTATGGGATTTCTGATCCCGGGTATCATTGCATTTCTTTTCGATTATTTCAACAATCGGGTGTACGATGAAACGGATATCCGACGACATACCAACGCGCCGTTTTTGGGGGGAATTATGCAATCCCTGGGCGGAAAATCCATTGTGGTCAACCGCAGCAGTCGTTCGGCTATTGCTGAAATGTTTCGGATGTTGCGCACCAATCTGCAATACCTGGCCAAAGGAGAAAATAAAAAGGTCATTTTGGTGAGTTCCAGCGTGAGTGGAGAGGGCAAAAGTTTCATTACCATCAACCTGGGCATCAGCATTTCACTGTCAGGCCAAAAAACCTTGCTCCTGGGCTTGGACATTCGCAAGCCCAAACTTAGCCGTTATCTTACCGGGAAGCAGGCCGAACGCGGGGTAACCAATTTCCTCGTAGGCCAGGCCTCACTGGACGAGTTGATCCAACCATTGCCCGATCATCCGCTGGTGGATTACCTGGATTGTGGACCCATTCCACCCAACCCTGCGGAGTTGCTGATGAGTGATGCAACCCGAGATTTGTTCACCGAGCTGCGCAAGCGCTACCAATACATCATTGTAGATACTGCACCCATCGGTTTGGTTACAGATGCCTTGTTGCTCAATCAACACATTGATCAAACGATCATTGTGACCCGTTTTGGGATGAGCCGCACCCCATTCTTGCGCATGATTCAAGACATCTACAGCAACCAAAAACTACCACAAGTGGGCGTAGTACTCAATGGCCTTAAAACCAGAGCGGGCTATGGCTATGGGTATGGTTACGGGTATAATTCTTCCTATGGGTATGGCTACGGCTATGGCTATGGCAGCGAATACTTCGACAAAGAACCACGCCGACGTTGGAATTGGCGAAGCATTAAAAAATTATTTAAATTTAAGTAG